A window of Vigna unguiculata cultivar IT97K-499-35 chromosome 4, ASM411807v1, whole genome shotgun sequence contains these coding sequences:
- the LOC114181437 gene encoding putative pentatricopeptide repeat-containing protein At1g12700, mitochondrial isoform X3 gives MKTALRLSSFTRQLNPRSPPRAAAFNRVLASLARAKSFPAAISLCAQTESRGDVIPCHVTFTILINCFCHVGKVALAFSVFGKLLKRGLPYDVVTLNTLIKGLCLDGAVSSALKFYEEMAAEGFEFTEVTYGTLINGLCDVGKTEAAIRLLRMMQACVANVKPNVIMYSRIIEGLCKEGLVNEACEWYYEMVGNNVEPNVFTYRPLVRALCVAGRLDEAVRMVEEMIRKGEYIDVYVFSVLIDALCKKGMVVEAREVFDEMIKRGCEVNVVVCSALMAGYCLKNEVDEARRLFDAVVTRPDVWSYNVLMNGYCKVRRLDDAMKLLNEMCGKGVVPNLVTYNLLVDGFCKCGMVAYAWQIVKAMCESGVAPDVVTHSILLDSLCKTQRLDVAVVMFNKLLKRGVEPDVWSYSILIDGCCKNQRIDCCLRGGF, from the exons ATGAAGACAGCGTTACGGCTATCTTCCTTCACGCGCCAGCTTAACCCGCGTTCTCCCCCACGTGCTGCCGCGTTCAACCGAGTGCTCGCCTCCCTCGCCAGGGCTAAGTCCTTCCCCGCCGCGATTTCTCTCTGCGCCCAAACGGAGTCCCGCGGCGACGTCATCCCCTGCCATGTTACCTTCACCATCCTCATCAACTGCTTTTGCCACGTCGGCAAAGTCGCTCTCGCCTTCTCCGTCTTCGGAAAGCTCCTCAAGCGCGGCCTCCCCTATGACGTCGTCACGCTCAACACCTTAATCAAAGGCCTCTGCCTTGACGGCGCCGTTTCATCGGCGCTCAAGTTTTATGAGGAAATGGCGGCGGAGGGGTTTGAGTTCACCGAAGTCACCTACGGAACGTTAATTAACGGACTCTGCGATGTAGGGAAAACAGAAGCGGCTATTAGATTGTTGAGAATGATGCAAGCTTGTGTTGCTAATGTTAAACCTAATGTAATTATGTATAGTAGAATTATCGAGGGTTTGTGTAAGGAAGGACTTGTCAATGAGGCGTGTGAGTGGTattatgagatggttggtaacaATGTTGAGCCTAATGTGTTCACTTACAGGCCTCTTGTGAGAGCGTTGTGTGTGGCGGGCCGGTTAGACGAGGCGGTTCGGATGGTGGAGGAAATGATTAGGAAGGGCGAGTACATTGATGTTTATGTGTTTAGTGTTTTGATCGATGCCTTGTGTAAGAAAGGGATGGTGGTGGAAGCGCGggaggtgtttgatgaaatgattAAGAGAGGTTGTGAGGTTAATGTTGTTGTGTGCTCGGCCTTGATGGCGGGGTATTGTTTGAAGAACGAAGTGGATGAGGCGAGGAGGTTGTTTGATGCAGTTGTTACGCGGCCGGATGTTTGGAGTTATAATGTTTTGATGAATGGGTATTGCAAGGTTAGGAGATTGGATGATGCAATGAagttattaaatgaaatgtGTGGGAAGGGTGTGGTTCCGAATCTTGTGACTTATAATTTGTTGGTTGATGGTTTTTGTAAATGTGGGATGGTGGCGTATGCTTGGCAAATTGTGAAGGCAATGTGTGAGAGTGGTGTGGCACCGGATGTTGTTACTCATAGTATCTTGTTGGATAGTTTGTGCAAGACGCAACGTCTTGATGTGGCGGTTGTGATGTTTAACAAGCTGTTGAAGAGGGGTGTGGAACCTGATGTTTGGAGTTATAGTATATTGATTGATGGTTGTTGCAAGAATCAGAGGATAG ATTGTTGTCTGCGTGGAGGCTTCTGA
- the LOC114181437 gene encoding putative pentatricopeptide repeat-containing protein At1g12700, mitochondrial isoform X2, with the protein MKTALRLSSFTRQLNPRSPPRAAAFNRVLASLARAKSFPAAISLCAQTESRGDVIPCHVTFTILINCFCHVGKVALAFSVFGKLLKRGLPYDVVTLNTLIKGLCLDGAVSSALKFYEEMAAEGFEFTEVTYGTLINGLCDVGKTEAAIRLLRMMQACVANVKPNVIMYSRIIEGLCKEGLVNEACEWYYEMVGNNVEPNVFTYRPLVRALCVAGRLDEAVRMVEEMIRKGEYIDVYVFSVLIDALCKKGMVVEAREVFDEMIKRGCEVNVVVCSALMAGYCLKNEVDEARRLFDAVVTRPDVWSYNVLMNGYCKVRRLDDAMKLLNEMCGKGVVPNLVTYNLLVDGFCKCGMVAYAWQIVKAMCESGVAPDVVTHSILLDSLCKTQRLDVAVVMFNKLLKRGVEPDVWSYSILIDGCCKNQRIDLGESCMRGSFLMRYMAMLHPLTLSITSMHFACTCIFTANALLQLTVDRRAGYYVLA; encoded by the exons ATGAAGACAGCGTTACGGCTATCTTCCTTCACGCGCCAGCTTAACCCGCGTTCTCCCCCACGTGCTGCCGCGTTCAACCGAGTGCTCGCCTCCCTCGCCAGGGCTAAGTCCTTCCCCGCCGCGATTTCTCTCTGCGCCCAAACGGAGTCCCGCGGCGACGTCATCCCCTGCCATGTTACCTTCACCATCCTCATCAACTGCTTTTGCCACGTCGGCAAAGTCGCTCTCGCCTTCTCCGTCTTCGGAAAGCTCCTCAAGCGCGGCCTCCCCTATGACGTCGTCACGCTCAACACCTTAATCAAAGGCCTCTGCCTTGACGGCGCCGTTTCATCGGCGCTCAAGTTTTATGAGGAAATGGCGGCGGAGGGGTTTGAGTTCACCGAAGTCACCTACGGAACGTTAATTAACGGACTCTGCGATGTAGGGAAAACAGAAGCGGCTATTAGATTGTTGAGAATGATGCAAGCTTGTGTTGCTAATGTTAAACCTAATGTAATTATGTATAGTAGAATTATCGAGGGTTTGTGTAAGGAAGGACTTGTCAATGAGGCGTGTGAGTGGTattatgagatggttggtaacaATGTTGAGCCTAATGTGTTCACTTACAGGCCTCTTGTGAGAGCGTTGTGTGTGGCGGGCCGGTTAGACGAGGCGGTTCGGATGGTGGAGGAAATGATTAGGAAGGGCGAGTACATTGATGTTTATGTGTTTAGTGTTTTGATCGATGCCTTGTGTAAGAAAGGGATGGTGGTGGAAGCGCGggaggtgtttgatgaaatgattAAGAGAGGTTGTGAGGTTAATGTTGTTGTGTGCTCGGCCTTGATGGCGGGGTATTGTTTGAAGAACGAAGTGGATGAGGCGAGGAGGTTGTTTGATGCAGTTGTTACGCGGCCGGATGTTTGGAGTTATAATGTTTTGATGAATGGGTATTGCAAGGTTAGGAGATTGGATGATGCAATGAagttattaaatgaaatgtGTGGGAAGGGTGTGGTTCCGAATCTTGTGACTTATAATTTGTTGGTTGATGGTTTTTGTAAATGTGGGATGGTGGCGTATGCTTGGCAAATTGTGAAGGCAATGTGTGAGAGTGGTGTGGCACCGGATGTTGTTACTCATAGTATCTTGTTGGATAGTTTGTGCAAGACGCAACGTCTTGATGTGGCGGTTGTGATGTTTAACAAGCTGTTGAAGAGGGGTGTGGAACCTGATGTTTGGAGTTATAGTATATTGATTGATGGTTGTTGCAAGAATCAGAGGATAG ATCTGGGAGAATCATGTATGCGTGGCAGCTTCTTAATGAGATACATGGCAATGCTCCATCCCCTGACGTTGTCAATTACATCGATGCACTTTGCTTGCACTTGCATCTTCACAGCAAATGCCTTGCTTCAGCTTACTGTTGACAGAAGAGCTGGTTATTATGTCCTCGCATAA
- the LOC114181437 gene encoding putative pentatricopeptide repeat-containing protein At1g12700, mitochondrial isoform X1 translates to MKTALRLSSFTRQLNPRSPPRAAAFNRVLASLARAKSFPAAISLCAQTESRGDVIPCHVTFTILINCFCHVGKVALAFSVFGKLLKRGLPYDVVTLNTLIKGLCLDGAVSSALKFYEEMAAEGFEFTEVTYGTLINGLCDVGKTEAAIRLLRMMQACVANVKPNVIMYSRIIEGLCKEGLVNEACEWYYEMVGNNVEPNVFTYRPLVRALCVAGRLDEAVRMVEEMIRKGEYIDVYVFSVLIDALCKKGMVVEAREVFDEMIKRGCEVNVVVCSALMAGYCLKNEVDEARRLFDAVVTRPDVWSYNVLMNGYCKVRRLDDAMKLLNEMCGKGVVPNLVTYNLLVDGFCKCGMVAYAWQIVKAMCESGVAPDVVTHSILLDSLCKTQRLDVAVVMFNKLLKRGVEPDVWSYSILIDGCCKNQRIGEAMNFLKEMHFRNLVPHIVTYTSLIDGLCKSGRLLSAWRLLNELHHNGPPPDITTYSTLLIALCKSERLDQAIFLFNQMIRRGLAPDVYSYTILINGLCKSERIDEAVNLLKEMHVKNLVPDTITYISVVDCLCRSGRIMYAWQLLNEIHGNAPSPDVVNYIDALCLHLHLHSKCLASAYC, encoded by the coding sequence ATGAAGACAGCGTTACGGCTATCTTCCTTCACGCGCCAGCTTAACCCGCGTTCTCCCCCACGTGCTGCCGCGTTCAACCGAGTGCTCGCCTCCCTCGCCAGGGCTAAGTCCTTCCCCGCCGCGATTTCTCTCTGCGCCCAAACGGAGTCCCGCGGCGACGTCATCCCCTGCCATGTTACCTTCACCATCCTCATCAACTGCTTTTGCCACGTCGGCAAAGTCGCTCTCGCCTTCTCCGTCTTCGGAAAGCTCCTCAAGCGCGGCCTCCCCTATGACGTCGTCACGCTCAACACCTTAATCAAAGGCCTCTGCCTTGACGGCGCCGTTTCATCGGCGCTCAAGTTTTATGAGGAAATGGCGGCGGAGGGGTTTGAGTTCACCGAAGTCACCTACGGAACGTTAATTAACGGACTCTGCGATGTAGGGAAAACAGAAGCGGCTATTAGATTGTTGAGAATGATGCAAGCTTGTGTTGCTAATGTTAAACCTAATGTAATTATGTATAGTAGAATTATCGAGGGTTTGTGTAAGGAAGGACTTGTCAATGAGGCGTGTGAGTGGTattatgagatggttggtaacaATGTTGAGCCTAATGTGTTCACTTACAGGCCTCTTGTGAGAGCGTTGTGTGTGGCGGGCCGGTTAGACGAGGCGGTTCGGATGGTGGAGGAAATGATTAGGAAGGGCGAGTACATTGATGTTTATGTGTTTAGTGTTTTGATCGATGCCTTGTGTAAGAAAGGGATGGTGGTGGAAGCGCGggaggtgtttgatgaaatgattAAGAGAGGTTGTGAGGTTAATGTTGTTGTGTGCTCGGCCTTGATGGCGGGGTATTGTTTGAAGAACGAAGTGGATGAGGCGAGGAGGTTGTTTGATGCAGTTGTTACGCGGCCGGATGTTTGGAGTTATAATGTTTTGATGAATGGGTATTGCAAGGTTAGGAGATTGGATGATGCAATGAagttattaaatgaaatgtGTGGGAAGGGTGTGGTTCCGAATCTTGTGACTTATAATTTGTTGGTTGATGGTTTTTGTAAATGTGGGATGGTGGCGTATGCTTGGCAAATTGTGAAGGCAATGTGTGAGAGTGGTGTGGCACCGGATGTTGTTACTCATAGTATCTTGTTGGATAGTTTGTGCAAGACGCAACGTCTTGATGTGGCGGTTGTGATGTTTAACAAGCTGTTGAAGAGGGGTGTGGAACCTGATGTTTGGAGTTATAGTATATTGATTGATGGTTGTTGCAAGAATCAGAGGATAGGTGAGGCCATGAATTTCTTGAAAGAAATGCATTTTAGGAATTTGGTTCCTCATATTGTGACTTACACTTCTCTTATTGATGGCCTGTGCAAATCTGGGAGATTGTTGTCTGCGTGGAGGCTTCTGAATGAGTTGCACCATAATGGTCCACCCCCTGATATTACTACTTACAGTACCTTGTTGATTGCTTTATGCAAAAGTGAACGTCTTGACCAagcaatttttttgtttaaccaAATGATTAGGAGGGGTTTGGCACCTGATGTTTACAGTTACACCATCTTGATTAATGGACTATGCAAGAGCGAAAGGATAGATGAAGCCGTTAATCTCTTAAAAGAAATGCATGTAAAAAATTTGGTTCCTGATACCATAACTTATATTTCTGTTGTTGATTGCTTGTGCAGATCTGGGAGAATCATGTATGCGTGGCAGCTTCTTAATGAGATACATGGCAATGCTCCATCCCCTGACGTTGTCAATTACATCGATGCACTTTGCTTGCACTTGCATCTTCACAGCAAATGCCTTGCTTCAGCTTACTGTTGA